A region from the Kineothrix sp. IPX-CK genome encodes:
- a CDS encoding lactonase family protein, with translation MENEKYVAYVSTYTTGIGDKHGIKIYDVDMKQGRMTEKDQVEISNSSYITISHNQKYLYSITDFGVEAYKILENGELSLINFESINGMRGCYLSTDYCDEYLFVAGYHDGKITVLRLKENGGIGGITDEVFHKGLGSVAERNFRPHVNCVKMTRDNKYLCAADLGMDHVKVYVLDREKGTLKLADVIRSDQESAPRHLKFSKDGRFLYIVHELKNCVDVYSYEVKNGNPYFERIQEISTLNDYHASNSAASALNFSVDFKYLVSSNAGDNSVVIYKIDADTGLLTKVFCLPVSGDYPKDAALFPDNKNLVSLNHESDSMTFFKVDLKKGLLIMNGPEIKVEQPNCIIFHKLGNFM, from the coding sequence ATGGAAAACGAAAAATACGTTGCATACGTCTCTACCTACACTACCGGAATAGGAGACAAGCATGGAATAAAAATTTATGACGTGGATATGAAGCAGGGAAGGATGACGGAAAAGGATCAGGTAGAAATCAGCAACTCTTCCTATATTACAATCTCTCACAACCAGAAGTATCTCTATTCTATTACCGACTTCGGAGTAGAAGCCTATAAAATACTGGAAAACGGAGAACTTTCTCTCATTAACTTCGAATCGATCAATGGCATGAGAGGCTGCTATCTGTCCACCGATTATTGTGACGAATACCTCTTCGTGGCAGGCTATCACGACGGCAAGATTACGGTGCTCAGGCTGAAGGAAAACGGTGGCATCGGCGGTATAACCGATGAAGTGTTCCACAAAGGTTTAGGAAGCGTCGCGGAGAGAAATTTCCGCCCCCATGTCAACTGTGTGAAGATGACAAGAGACAACAAGTATTTGTGTGCGGCTGACCTTGGAATGGATCATGTCAAGGTATATGTGTTGGATAGAGAGAAAGGAACGCTGAAGCTTGCGGATGTTATCAGAAGCGACCAGGAGTCGGCACCGAGGCACTTGAAGTTTTCCAAGGACGGAAGATTTCTTTATATCGTACACGAGCTGAAAAACTGCGTGGATGTCTACAGCTATGAAGTGAAAAACGGCAACCCGTATTTCGAAAGGATTCAGGAGATTTCTACCTTAAACGATTATCATGCGAGCAATTCTGCGGCCAGCGCCCTTAATTTTTCTGTGGATTTCAAATATCTGGTCAGCTCCAATGCGGGAGACAACAGCGTGGTCATTTATAAGATAGATGCAGATACCGGACTGCTTACAAAGGTGTTCTGCCTTCCGGTGAGCGGAGATTATCCGAAGGATGCAGCTCTTTTTCCGGATAACAAGAATCTGGTCTCTCTCAACCATGAATCCGACAGTATGACATTCTTTAAGGTGGACTTGAAAAAGGGACTGCTCATCATGAACGGACCGGAGATAAAGGTTGAACAGCCCAACTGCATCATATTCCATAAGCTGGGTAACTTTATGTAA
- a CDS encoding DUF896 domain-containing protein — MDKKIARINELYRKSQAEGLTEEEKGEQASLRSEYIANVRANLRGQLNNINIQEKDGSITNLGEKHGNKKTH; from the coding sequence ATGGACAAAAAAATTGCCCGAATCAATGAATTGTACCGTAAATCACAGGCAGAGGGATTGACTGAGGAAGAAAAAGGGGAGCAGGCGAGCCTTCGCAGCGAATATATAGCCAATGTAAGGGCCAATCTTCGCGGACAGCTGAATAATATCAATATTCAGGAGAAGGATGGCTCCATTACGAATTTGGGAGAAAAGCATGGAAACAAAAAGACACATTAG
- a CDS encoding ABC transporter permease translates to MKNSKSSQRLLSSPYIAWAVIFIIVPLCMVFYYGLTDKTGTFTLENVTEIMSAEHAKALWLSLGLSLISTVICFFIAYPLAMILANMNVNQHSFIVLIFILPMWMNFLLRTLAWQTLLEKTGVINNVLAILHLPSLNIINTPYAIVLGMVYNFLPFMVLPLYNALVKIDSNVINAAKDLGANKLQTFFKITFPLSVPGVISGITMVFIPALTTFVISNLLGGSKILLIGNVIEESFTQAGNWHLGSGLSIVLMIFIIVNMVASAIFDKDGEGSAL, encoded by the coding sequence TTGAAGAATAGCAAATCATCCCAAAGGCTTTTATCCTCCCCCTACATCGCATGGGCTGTTATTTTTATTATCGTTCCCTTGTGTATGGTGTTTTACTATGGTCTGACCGATAAGACCGGTACTTTCACTTTGGAAAATGTGACGGAGATTATGTCCGCGGAGCATGCAAAAGCTCTCTGGCTCTCATTGGGATTATCCCTTATCAGCACTGTGATATGCTTTTTCATCGCTTATCCTCTGGCAATGATTCTGGCAAATATGAACGTGAACCAGCACAGCTTCATCGTTCTCATTTTTATTCTTCCCATGTGGATGAACTTTTTACTCCGTACTCTCGCGTGGCAGACCCTTTTAGAAAAGACGGGCGTCATCAACAACGTACTGGCAATTCTTCATCTGCCGTCCTTAAATATTATAAATACGCCCTACGCCATTGTGCTTGGCATGGTCTATAACTTTCTGCCCTTTATGGTGCTGCCCCTTTATAACGCATTAGTTAAAATAGACTCCAACGTTATCAATGCAGCCAAGGACTTGGGAGCTAACAAATTGCAGACCTTTTTCAAGATCACATTTCCTCTGTCGGTTCCGGGCGTCATCAGCGGAATCACCATGGTGTTCATCCCGGCGCTTACGACCTTCGTCATCAGCAACCTTTTAGGCGGAAGCAAGATTCTTCTCATCGGCAACGTAATTGAAGAATCCTTTACGCAGGCGGGTAACTGGCATCTGGGAAGCGGACTTTCCATTGTGCTCATGATCTTTATCATCGTCAATATGGTCGCTTCCGCTATCTTCGATAAAGATGGGGAGGGCTCCGCACTATGA
- a CDS encoding ABC transporter ATP-binding protein, with protein sequence MNKELINLIDISKSFDGEMVLDELHLNIHENEFLTLLGPSGCGKTTTLRILGGFITPDKGRVVFDGQDITNTPPNKRQLNTVFQKYALFTHINIAENIAFGLKIKNKSKNYIDDKIKYALKLVNLEGYEKRMPDSLSGGQQQRIAIARAIVNEPKVLLLDEPLGALDLKLRQDMQYELIRLKNELGITFIYVTHDQEEALTMSDTIVVMNQGYIQQIGTPETIYNEPENAFVADFIGDSNIIASMMLEDKLVSILGAKFACVDTGFGHNKPVDVVIRPEDVELTKPEEGTIQGTVTHLIFKGVHYEMEVTANGFEWLVHSTGMFPVGTPVGIKVDPFNIQIMNKPASEDEEAVGVEE encoded by the coding sequence ATGAATAAAGAATTAATTAATCTAATCGATATATCGAAATCCTTTGATGGAGAAATGGTCTTGGATGAGCTGCATCTGAATATTCACGAGAACGAATTTCTCACTCTGCTCGGTCCGAGCGGATGCGGGAAAACTACTACTTTGCGCATACTCGGCGGTTTTATTACCCCGGATAAGGGCAGAGTCGTTTTTGACGGGCAGGATATCACGAACACTCCCCCCAACAAGCGCCAGCTTAATACCGTATTTCAAAAATATGCGCTTTTTACCCATATAAATATTGCCGAAAATATTGCTTTCGGGCTTAAAATCAAGAATAAAAGTAAAAACTATATTGATGATAAAATTAAGTATGCCCTAAAACTGGTAAATCTTGAAGGCTATGAAAAGCGTATGCCCGATTCTTTAAGCGGCGGCCAGCAGCAGCGTATCGCCATCGCACGCGCCATCGTAAATGAACCCAAGGTGCTGCTTTTGGATGAGCCTCTGGGCGCATTGGATTTGAAGCTTCGCCAGGATATGCAGTATGAGCTGATCCGTTTGAAGAACGAATTAGGGATTACCTTTATTTACGTTACTCACGATCAGGAGGAAGCCCTTACCATGTCAGATACCATCGTTGTTATGAATCAGGGCTATATCCAGCAGATCGGAACACCAGAAACGATCTACAATGAGCCGGAAAACGCCTTTGTTGCCGACTTTATCGGAGACAGCAACATCATCGCCTCGATGATGTTAGAGGATAAGCTGGTGTCAATTCTCGGAGCGAAATTTGCCTGCGTGGATACGGGCTTCGGCCATAACAAACCGGTGGATGTGGTTATTCGTCCTGAGGATGTGGAGCTTACCAAGCCGGAGGAAGGTACGATTCAGGGGACTGTCACTCATTTGATATTTAAAGGTGTTCATTACGAAATGGAGGTTACCGCAAACGGGTTCGAATGGCTGGTTCATTCTACCGGTATGTTTCCTGTTGGTACGCCGGTAGGCATTAAGGTGGATCCGTTCAACATCCAGATCATGAACAAACCGGCATCGGAAGACGAGGAGGCGGTAGGCGTTGAAGAATAG
- a CDS encoding GyrI-like domain-containing protein — protein sequence MGKYKDTEHVKFKTVNSVQIASATYKGSYEQITRVNEAVAHWILENGYDFDGVSFCIYHVSPHDAATDDDLVTEVCYPVKKK from the coding sequence GTGGGGAAATATAAAGATACGGAGCATGTGAAGTTCAAGACAGTAAATTCTGTTCAGATAGCTTCCGCTACATATAAGGGAAGTTATGAGCAGATTACGAGGGTAAATGAAGCGGTAGCCCATTGGATACTGGAAAACGGATATGATTTTGACGGAGTGTCCTTTTGCATTTATCATGTGAGTCCGCACGATGCGGCGACAGATGATGATTTGGTCACGGAGGTCTGCTATCCGGTAAAGAAAAAATAG
- the proB gene encoding glutamate 5-kinase, whose translation METKKKVEETKDGADIKRFRERIKDKKRIVVKIGSSSLQHPETGDLDYTKLDVLVRELCDMRNRGKDVVLVTSGAIAVGKKAVHIKDIKNTGEDSPIAVKQACAAVGQARLMMTYQKIFAEYNQVAAQILMTKNTIVDNLNRYNAHNTFSELFKLGVIPIVNENDTVATYEIEIGDNDTLSAIVAALVDADLLILLSDIDGLYTDDPRRNKNAQFVEVVEELTDELMDMGKASTGSSVGTGGMNTKLIAAKIATSSNIDMIIANSKDIKVLHRILDGKNIGTLFVGNKETYFDLPEFVANMHTTD comes from the coding sequence ATGGAGACGAAGAAGAAAGTGGAAGAAACAAAAGACGGCGCAGACATAAAGCGCTTCAGGGAGAGAATAAAGGATAAGAAGAGGATCGTAGTGAAGATAGGTTCCTCCTCCTTACAGCATCCGGAAACGGGAGATTTGGATTATACCAAGCTGGATGTTCTCGTAAGGGAACTCTGTGATATGCGCAACAGGGGAAAAGACGTTGTGCTGGTTACCTCCGGTGCTATCGCGGTAGGAAAAAAAGCAGTACATATCAAGGATATAAAGAATACGGGAGAAGACAGCCCGATCGCGGTAAAGCAGGCGTGTGCAGCGGTAGGCCAGGCGAGACTTATGATGACATACCAGAAGATATTTGCGGAATATAATCAGGTGGCAGCGCAAATACTTATGACAAAGAATACGATAGTAGATAATTTGAACCGTTACAATGCTCACAATACTTTTTCCGAACTGTTCAAATTGGGAGTCATTCCTATTGTGAACGAAAATGACACGGTAGCCACGTATGAGATAGAAATCGGCGATAACGATACGTTGTCGGCTATCGTAGCAGCTTTGGTGGATGCGGACCTTTTGATACTGCTTTCCGACATCGACGGCTTATATACGGATGATCCGAGACGGAATAAGAATGCGCAGTTTGTCGAGGTGGTAGAGGAACTTACCGACGAGCTGATGGATATGGGAAAGGCTTCTACGGGGAGCAGCGTTGGAACGGGCGGAATGAATACGAAATTGATTGCGGCGAAGATTGCTACCAGTTCCAACATCGATATGATTATCGCCAACAGCAAGGATATTAAGGTGCTGCATCGTATCTTGGACGGGAAAAATATAGGTACCTTATTTGTTGGGAACAAAGAGACCTATTTCGATTTGCCGGAATTTGTAGCTAATATGCATACCACCGACTGA
- a CDS encoding helix-turn-helix transcriptional regulator, translating to MADVSVMIKSLRENNHLKQRQVADYLGISQQAYSYYELDKRELPSRHVINLAKLYKVSADYILGVEPGYVGSYDLNSKYVHDISLKEVINNLEKLNKANRQEVVKYLSYLGNTQTKHK from the coding sequence ATGGCAGACGTAAGTGTTATGATAAAGAGCTTAAGAGAAAACAATCATCTCAAACAGAGGCAGGTAGCCGATTATCTGGGCATATCCCAGCAGGCTTATTCTTATTATGAACTGGATAAGCGCGAGCTTCCCTCCCGTCATGTCATCAATCTGGCTAAGCTCTATAAAGTCAGCGCCGATTATATTCTCGGCGTGGAACCCGGGTACGTCGGCTCCTACGATTTGAACTCCAAATATGTACATGACATTTCCTTAAAAGAGGTCATTAACAATCTGGAAAAACTGAATAAGGCAAATCGTCAGGAAGTTGTCAAGTATCTTTCCTATCTTGGTAATACCCAGACGAAACATAAATAA
- a CDS encoding M15 family metallopeptidase translates to MENEFREKVRQIFLKVVKKNKYLKEPMLFCMTIVLMGYYALRHLEDNGKRYAGIGFVIIFFLLNSSFAFPIVAGMSGFVSSGAIEAKTEMADSSSAVVAEESGAVLAKEPAAENEMEILDDEDVMDDYEDAEHHGLEDEDQYTLDEILEENKDYRTEAGLATDGQPGEEATFSADDWRLVLINKQHPIPEGYHFELVTIKGCMQCDGRIKEDLLAMLQGAKNDGVNLVIRSPYRDMSRQEYLFNRKIKVYMQNGMSYMEAYKTVSQTVTVPGASEHQIGLAIDITSDNYAALDAGFGDTQAGEWLAKYGCEYGFILRYPLGKEYITGIEYEPWHFRYVGKEAAEIIMEKGITLEEFVESYL, encoded by the coding sequence ATGGAGAATGAATTTAGAGAAAAAGTACGACAAATTTTTCTTAAAGTAGTCAAAAAAAATAAGTATTTAAAAGAGCCGATGCTGTTTTGTATGACAATAGTGTTGATGGGTTATTATGCCTTACGGCACCTTGAGGATAACGGAAAACGATATGCAGGCATAGGCTTTGTTATCATATTTTTTCTGCTCAACAGCAGTTTTGCCTTTCCTATTGTGGCAGGCATGAGTGGTTTTGTTTCTTCGGGAGCCATCGAAGCGAAGACGGAAATGGCAGATTCGTCATCAGCTGTCGTTGCGGAGGAAAGCGGTGCAGTTTTAGCCAAGGAGCCGGCGGCAGAGAATGAAATGGAGATTTTGGACGATGAGGACGTGATGGACGATTATGAGGACGCAGAGCATCACGGACTGGAGGACGAAGACCAGTATACGTTAGATGAGATTTTGGAAGAAAATAAAGATTACCGGACAGAGGCCGGCTTGGCGACAGACGGGCAGCCCGGAGAAGAAGCCACTTTTTCTGCAGATGACTGGAGGCTCGTGCTCATCAACAAGCAGCATCCCATACCGGAGGGCTATCATTTCGAACTGGTGACAATAAAGGGCTGTATGCAGTGTGACGGAAGGATTAAGGAGGATCTTCTCGCCATGCTCCAAGGAGCGAAGAACGACGGAGTCAATCTCGTTATTCGTTCTCCGTATCGGGATATGAGCAGGCAGGAGTATCTTTTCAACCGCAAAATCAAGGTCTATATGCAAAATGGAATGTCTTATATGGAAGCTTATAAGACCGTATCCCAGACGGTAACCGTGCCGGGAGCCAGCGAGCATCAGATCGGTCTGGCCATAGATATTACCAGCGATAATTATGCGGCGCTGGACGCAGGCTTTGGAGATACACAGGCCGGAGAATGGCTGGCAAAGTACGGCTGCGAGTATGGCTTTATACTTCGTTATCCATTGGGGAAAGAATATATTACCGGTATAGAATACGAGCCTTGGCATTTCCGTTATGTAGGCAAAGAAGCAGCGGAGATCATTATGGAAAAAGGGATTACCCTTGAAGAATTTGTGGAAAGCTATTTATGA
- a CDS encoding flavodoxin family protein: MKAFCIIGSPRNNGTTACVVDKIIEGMKQNEIDVEKTVLGQMDIHYCTGCKSCYTSKTCKQHDDMDVIIKRLFEADIILIASPSYWGDVTGQLKVFFDRSTPLCDANGGTLVPKGKVGISVAVRTGQRVEENLHIIHTIEHYFCHLGIKPIKSFTVEGVPYKENFEFRQDKVEEAYTIGTDILNYLEI; this comes from the coding sequence GTGAAGGCATTTTGTATTATTGGAAGTCCAAGAAATAATGGAACGACCGCTTGTGTGGTCGATAAAATTATTGAAGGAATGAAACAAAACGAAATAGACGTAGAAAAAACTGTATTAGGCCAAATGGACATACATTATTGCACGGGCTGTAAATCATGCTATACAAGTAAAACCTGTAAACAGCATGATGACATGGATGTAATAATAAAACGTTTATTTGAAGCTGATATTATATTAATTGCATCTCCATCTTATTGGGGAGATGTTACAGGTCAATTGAAAGTGTTTTTTGACAGATCTACGCCATTATGTGATGCTAATGGAGGTACCTTGGTTCCAAAAGGTAAGGTGGGAATTTCAGTTGCAGTCAGGACGGGACAGAGGGTAGAGGAAAATTTGCATATCATCCATACAATCGAGCATTATTTCTGCCATTTAGGAATAAAGCCGATTAAAAGTTTTACCGTAGAGGGTGTACCTTATAAAGAGAATTTTGAATTCAGACAAGATAAAGTCGAAGAAGCATATACTATAGGTACTGATATTTTAAACTATTTAGAAATATAA
- a CDS encoding GNAT family N-acetyltransferase produces MILKIADKQDLCAILNLQYLAYQSEAMLCNNPKIPPLTQTLQEVEQEFIKGIFLKALNEKDEIVGSVRAYSANGTLYIGKLIVRPDLQGQGIGTILLKEMEGRFPHKRYELFTSSKSARNIKLYERLGYLAFKEQEITTDLKFIYLEKWTPS; encoded by the coding sequence ATGATTTTAAAAATAGCTGATAAACAAGATTTGTGTGCCATTCTTAACCTTCAATACCTTGCGTATCAGAGTGAAGCGATGCTGTGTAATAATCCTAAAATACCACCACTTACACAAACTTTGCAAGAGGTAGAACAGGAATTTATAAAGGGGATTTTTTTGAAGGCTTTAAATGAAAAAGACGAAATAGTGGGATCTGTACGCGCATATTCTGCAAACGGCACCTTGTACATTGGTAAGCTTATTGTTCGCCCGGATTTACAGGGGCAAGGCATCGGCACGATACTTTTAAAGGAAATGGAAGGAAGGTTTCCGCATAAAAGGTACGAGTTATTCACAAGTTCAAAAAGTGCACGTAATATTAAGTTATATGAGCGGTTAGGATATTTGGCATTTAAGGAACAGGAAATTACGACGGATTTAAAATTTATTTACTTGGAAAAATGGACTCCGTCTTAG
- a CDS encoding MerR family transcriptional regulator, whose product MTASYNEIGLLVPATIDAFTGYRYYSEAQLPLAERIRVLRNMGFGLAVIQEILEKFDDAYEMEKFLQIKRRELEEEENVMRQRILLLDNAINWLRKDGNFMDYTVSLKTLPERYVASIRQIIPSYDSEGMLWGMLGEEGGPQDIQADNPCYGMAIFPDGGL is encoded by the coding sequence TTGACAGCATCTTACAATGAAATCGGACTGCTGGTACCGGCTACCATAGACGCCTTTACGGGATACCGGTATTACAGCGAAGCGCAGCTTCCGTTAGCAGAACGAATCCGTGTGTTAAGAAATATGGGGTTTGGACTTGCCGTCATCCAGGAGATTCTGGAAAAATTTGATGATGCATATGAAATGGAAAAATTTTTGCAGATAAAGCGAAGGGAGCTAGAGGAAGAGGAAAATGTCATGAGACAGCGGATTTTACTTCTTGACAATGCGATAAATTGGCTGAGAAAAGATGGTAATTTTATGGATTATACAGTATCGTTAAAGACATTGCCTGAAAGATATGTGGCCAGCATACGTCAGATTATCCCCAGCTATGACAGTGAAGGAATGCTCTGGGGGATGCTCGGAGAGGAGGGCGGTCCTCAGGATATTCAGGCGGACAACCCGTGCTACGGCATGGCAATCTTTCCTGATGGGGGGTTATAA
- a CDS encoding glutamate-5-semialdehyde dehydrogenase, with the protein MTDLESMGQRAAAAKFELQRLSAEKKNEALSKAAEELLADTKHILEENKRDIIKGEKNGMHPGMIDRLRLTEDRIKGMAEGLNQIIALDDPVGEVLEAFTRPNGLHIHKRRVPLGVIGIIYESRPNVTADAFGLCFKAGNAVILKGGSDAVCSNIAITAAIRRALSACSVCEDAIQLIESTDREVTAQFMKLNRYVDVLIPRGSSGLIQSVVTNSTIPVIETGTGNCHIFVDETADLEKALPIIINAKTQRIGVCNACESLLVHEAVKENFLPALAKAFREHSVEMRADEQIREIITDAIPATDEDYGTEYLDYIISMKTVSSVDEAIAHINKYGTRHSEAILTQNKENADKFLREVDAACVYVNASTRFSDGFEFGFGAEIGISNQKLHARGPMGLKELTSYKYTIEGDGQVRP; encoded by the coding sequence ATGACGGATTTAGAAAGCATGGGACAAAGAGCGGCGGCGGCGAAATTCGAGCTGCAAAGGCTCTCTGCGGAGAAGAAAAATGAAGCGCTTAGTAAGGCGGCGGAGGAATTGCTCGCTGATACGAAGCATATTTTAGAGGAAAATAAAAGAGATATTATAAAAGGCGAGAAAAATGGCATGCACCCCGGTATGATAGACAGACTTCGCCTGACAGAGGATAGAATAAAAGGGATGGCAGAGGGGCTGAATCAGATTATCGCGCTGGATGATCCCGTAGGCGAAGTATTGGAGGCTTTTACCCGACCCAACGGCCTGCACATTCATAAGCGCAGGGTTCCCTTGGGAGTCATCGGAATTATATATGAATCCAGACCTAACGTGACAGCAGATGCTTTCGGGCTTTGTTTCAAGGCTGGCAATGCGGTCATTTTAAAAGGGGGAAGCGACGCTGTTTGCTCGAATATAGCGATAACGGCTGCCATAAGAAGGGCGCTTAGCGCCTGCAGCGTATGCGAGGATGCCATTCAGCTCATTGAGAGTACGGACAGAGAAGTGACGGCACAGTTCATGAAGCTGAACCGTTATGTGGATGTACTCATTCCCAGAGGCAGTTCTGGACTGATTCAGAGCGTTGTTACCAACAGCACTATTCCGGTAATCGAGACAGGGACGGGAAACTGCCATATTTTTGTGGATGAAACCGCAGACCTCGAAAAGGCGCTTCCTATTATTATCAATGCGAAGACGCAGCGTATCGGCGTATGCAACGCCTGCGAGTCGCTGCTCGTTCATGAGGCGGTGAAAGAAAACTTCCTTCCTGCGTTAGCGAAGGCTTTTAGGGAGCATTCGGTGGAAATGCGTGCTGATGAGCAGATAAGGGAAATTATAACGGATGCGATTCCCGCCACAGATGAGGATTACGGCACGGAGTATCTGGACTATATCATTTCCATGAAGACGGTGTCCTCTGTGGACGAGGCGATTGCTCATATTAATAAGTATGGCACCAGGCATTCCGAGGCGATTCTTACTCAGAATAAAGAAAATGCAGATAAATTTTTACGGGAAGTGGATGCAGCCTGCGTTTATGTAAATGCTTCCACACGGTTCAGCGATGGCTTTGAATTCGGTTTTGGAGCGGAAATAGGAATCAGCAATCAGAAGCTTCATGCCAGAGGCCCTATGGGACTTAAGGAGCTGACTTCCTATAAATATACGATTGAAGGTGACGGGCAGGTACGCCCTTAA
- a CDS encoding 5-formyltetrahydrofolate cyclo-ligase, which produces METKRHIRKSVLKLRDELPQSTRQSMSRRIIGSLMDTDAYKAAEAILSYVNFKSEVETELLIAEALKCGKKVYCPRIDEEDMDFYRITSMDDLSEGYKGIREPVPEGERLLSGRDISLQKCLMIMPGSVFDKERNRIGYGKGYYDRYLERYPQLPTIAVCFECQIVEHVPAEEYDRKPAMILTEEAIYT; this is translated from the coding sequence ATGGAAACAAAAAGACACATTAGAAAGAGTGTACTTAAGCTAAGAGATGAGCTGCCACAGAGCACCAGACAGTCTATGAGCCGCCGGATTATAGGAAGCCTTATGGATACTGACGCTTATAAAGCGGCGGAGGCTATTCTATCCTATGTGAACTTTAAAAGCGAAGTGGAGACGGAACTGCTGATTGCAGAGGCGCTAAAATGCGGGAAAAAGGTTTACTGTCCCAGAATAGATGAAGAGGATATGGATTTTTACCGTATTACGAGTATGGATGATTTGTCGGAGGGCTATAAAGGAATACGGGAGCCCGTACCGGAAGGGGAAAGACTCTTAAGCGGCAGGGACATCAGCCTGCAGAAATGTCTGATGATTATGCCGGGAAGTGTCTTCGATAAAGAGAGAAACCGGATTGGGTACGGCAAAGGATATTATGACAGGTATCTGGAGAGATACCCGCAGCTTCCAACCATTGCTGTATGTTTTGAATGCCAGATTGTGGAGCATGTTCCGGCAGAGGAATACGACAGAAAGCCTGCTATGATACTGACGGAGGAAGCAATATATACATAA
- a CDS encoding helix-turn-helix domain-containing protein: protein MEIGNKLKELRIQKGLTQEELGARCELSKGFISQLERDLTSPSIATLMDILQCLGTDLQEFFSENPQEEQIVFHDTDYFEKVDEELGNKIEWIIPNAQKNNMEPIRLTLAPGGSTYPDNPHEGEEFGYVLSGSIAITLGKKTIRAKKGETFYFTPNTTHYITANNKTGAVILWISSPPSF, encoded by the coding sequence ATGGAAATAGGAAACAAATTAAAGGAACTACGAATACAGAAAGGGCTGACGCAGGAAGAACTTGGAGCGCGTTGTGAGTTGTCGAAGGGATTTATTTCGCAGCTCGAGCGTGATCTGACCTCTCCTTCTATCGCTACCCTTATGGATATTTTGCAATGTCTTGGAACGGATTTACAGGAGTTTTTCTCGGAGAATCCGCAAGAGGAACAGATTGTTTTTCACGATACGGATTACTTCGAAAAAGTCGATGAAGAACTTGGCAACAAAATTGAGTGGATTATTCCCAATGCCCAGAAGAACAATATGGAACCGATTCGCCTGACCCTGGCTCCGGGCGGTTCCACATATCCGGATAACCCTCATGAAGGGGAGGAATTCGGCTACGTTTTATCCGGAAGTATCGCCATTACCCTGGGAAAGAAAACAATTCGTGCCAAAAAAGGGGAAACTTTTTACTTCACACCGAATACGACACATTATATTACAGCAAATAATAAAACCGGAGCAGTCATCCTGTGGATCAGCTCTCCGCCCAGTTTTTAA